The Haloarchaeobius amylolyticus genome window below encodes:
- a CDS encoding S1C family serine protease, with protein sequence MQQVSRRRFLLGAGAAASVGLAGCSGTRVGEQGVTQSEQSVGEVGDQPVQEDETASYVDVYEAAIPSVVLVQAFLPTGQSQGSGWVYDDTHVVTNHHVVADAEAVDVQFSNGDWAEATVVGSDRFSDLAVLEVAGKPAAAEPLPLMTGDPPVGRRVVAIGNPYGLEGSMSEGIVSGVNRLLPNINGVQIADTIQTDVAVNPGNSGGPLLRLDGTVVGCINAGGGENLGFAISAAMIRRVVPTLVEHGDYQHAAMGISMTNVTPTVARVNDLDGVSGVMVVTVADSGPAAGLLQPATGTTTVGGVRVPVGGDVLVAIDDTRIASQQAYATYLALRTRPGDVVQATILRDGELVDRTLTLGTRGGGA encoded by the coding sequence ATGCAACAGGTCAGTCGCCGCCGGTTCCTGCTCGGCGCCGGTGCCGCCGCCAGCGTCGGCCTCGCCGGCTGTTCGGGGACCCGCGTCGGCGAGCAGGGGGTCACGCAGTCGGAGCAGTCGGTCGGGGAGGTCGGGGACCAGCCGGTCCAGGAGGACGAGACCGCCAGTTACGTCGACGTGTACGAGGCGGCCATCCCGTCGGTCGTCCTCGTCCAGGCGTTCCTCCCGACCGGCCAGAGCCAGGGGTCGGGCTGGGTGTACGACGACACCCACGTCGTGACGAACCACCACGTGGTCGCCGACGCCGAGGCGGTCGACGTACAGTTCTCCAACGGGGACTGGGCCGAGGCTACCGTCGTCGGGAGCGACCGCTTCAGCGACCTCGCGGTACTGGAGGTCGCCGGGAAACCGGCCGCCGCGGAGCCACTGCCCCTGATGACGGGCGACCCGCCGGTCGGCCGCCGTGTCGTCGCCATCGGGAACCCCTACGGGCTGGAGGGGTCGATGTCGGAGGGCATCGTCTCGGGGGTGAACCGCCTGCTCCCGAACATCAACGGGGTGCAGATTGCGGACACCATCCAGACCGACGTGGCGGTGAACCCGGGGAACTCCGGGGGCCCACTGCTCCGGCTGGACGGGACGGTCGTGGGCTGTATCAACGCCGGCGGCGGCGAGAACCTCGGATTCGCCATCTCCGCGGCGATGATCCGGCGGGTCGTCCCGACGCTCGTCGAGCACGGGGACTACCAGCACGCCGCGATGGGCATCAGCATGACCAACGTCACGCCGACGGTGGCGCGGGTGAACGACCTGGACGGGGTCTCCGGGGTGATGGTCGTCACGGTGGCCGACAGCGGTCCCGCGGCCGGCCTGCTCCAGCCCGCGACCGGGACGACCACGGTCGGTGGGGTCCGGGTGCCCGTCGGCGGCGACGTGCTGGTCGCCATCGACGACACCCGCATCGCCAGCCAGCAGGCGTACGCGACCTACCTCGCGCTGCGGACCCGCCCCGGGGACGTGGTGCAGGCGACCATCCTCCGGGACGGCGAACTCGTCGACCGGACCCTCACGCTCGGGACGCGCGGCGGAGGCGCCTGA
- a CDS encoding FAD-binding and (Fe-S)-binding domain-containing protein, producing the protein MARSEGSGTDPAADRRSVFDYRSEEVPETPLQAALDRRIDGDVRFDTYSRQLYATDASIYEQTPIGVVFPRSTDDVAAVVSYCAEEGVPVLPRGGGTSLAGQTVNEAVVLDFSRHMDGVESVDPEGQTARAQPGVKLGRLNTVLSEHDLKFAPDPAWGDKSVLGGAIGNNSTGAHSLKYGKTDAYVEACEVVLADGTVTEFADVPVEELDEYADPEGDLEGRIYAAVQRVLDEEADEIREKFPDLKRNVSGYNLNYLLDQAEEEGVVNLSKLLAGSEGTLAVVTEAEVSLEPVPETTALTMLCYDDLVAAMDDLPAILEHDAAAVELVDDVLLDLARERPEFEQVAEQLPAGTEATLLVEFYAEDAEHGREQVADLLADRLPGHEPEGEPTSAGEDGEATDGGAAVSVDEPARAFDALEAYDAEQMAKIWKLRKSGLPILLSRTGDAKHIAFIEDTAIPPENLGAYVSDFQDILDDHDTFASFYAHAGPGVLHIRPLVNTKTVEGVQTMFDIADEVTDLVVKYDGSVSGEHGDGRARTEWNKKLYGEHLWTVFRDLKSAFDPDWLLNPGQVCGDVDMTENLRSGPEYDFDLGFDPTLNWDNENGMQGMVELCHGCGGCRGDQDTTGGVMCPTYRASGEEITATRGRANMLRQAMSGDLSEEEQFSEEFKHEVLDLCIGCKGCKNDCPSGVDLAKLKVEVEHERQQREGVDLRNRVFANIHQLSKLGSMTAPIANWMADFGPARKLGEKLVGISADRSLPKFRRETFRDWFEARGGSTVPKSSATRNVLLFPDTHTNFNDPDSGKAAVKVLEAAGVHVDVPDLGDTGRPAHSKGLLDRAREEARENVAALAPQVRDGWDVVLVEPSNAVMFQSDYRDLLSGDSVEQVAANTYGVCEYLDAFGLDEAIDFAAPDEHLTYHGHCHQKSTKKDHHAVGVLRRAGYRVDPLDSTCCGMAGSFGYEAEHRGMTEAIANILYDQIDESEGDTVVAPGASCRTQLEDRDTLGDATESEEPPTPIQLVEQALA; encoded by the coding sequence ATGGCACGGAGTGAAGGGTCTGGCACGGACCCGGCTGCCGACCGACGGAGTGTCTTCGACTACCGGAGCGAGGAGGTACCGGAGACGCCGTTGCAGGCGGCACTCGACAGGCGAATCGACGGGGACGTCCGGTTCGACACGTACTCGCGACAGCTGTACGCGACGGACGCCAGCATCTACGAGCAGACGCCCATCGGCGTGGTCTTCCCGCGCTCGACCGACGACGTGGCTGCCGTCGTGTCGTACTGCGCCGAGGAGGGCGTCCCGGTCCTGCCCCGGGGTGGCGGGACCTCGCTGGCCGGACAGACCGTGAACGAGGCGGTCGTCCTCGACTTCTCGCGGCACATGGACGGCGTGGAGTCGGTCGACCCCGAGGGCCAGACCGCCCGCGCCCAGCCCGGCGTGAAGCTCGGCCGGCTGAACACCGTCCTGTCGGAACACGACCTGAAGTTCGCGCCGGACCCGGCGTGGGGCGACAAGTCGGTGCTCGGGGGGGCCATCGGCAACAACTCGACGGGCGCGCACTCGCTGAAGTACGGCAAGACAGACGCCTACGTCGAGGCCTGCGAGGTCGTCCTCGCCGACGGGACGGTCACGGAGTTCGCGGACGTCCCGGTCGAGGAACTGGACGAGTACGCCGACCCCGAGGGCGACCTCGAGGGACGCATCTACGCCGCGGTGCAGCGCGTGCTGGACGAGGAGGCCGACGAGATCCGCGAGAAGTTCCCCGACCTGAAGCGGAACGTCTCGGGGTACAACCTCAACTACCTGCTCGACCAGGCCGAAGAAGAGGGCGTCGTCAACCTCTCGAAGCTACTCGCCGGGAGCGAGGGTACCCTCGCGGTCGTCACCGAGGCCGAGGTGTCGCTCGAACCCGTCCCCGAGACGACGGCGCTGACGATGCTGTGTTACGACGACCTCGTCGCGGCGATGGACGACCTGCCGGCCATCCTCGAACACGACGCGGCCGCGGTCGAACTCGTCGACGACGTGTTGCTCGACCTCGCCCGGGAGCGCCCCGAGTTCGAGCAGGTCGCCGAGCAGTTGCCCGCCGGCACCGAGGCGACCCTGCTCGTGGAGTTCTACGCGGAGGACGCCGAGCACGGGCGCGAGCAGGTCGCCGACCTCCTCGCCGACCGCCTGCCGGGCCACGAACCCGAGGGCGAGCCGACCAGTGCCGGCGAGGATGGCGAGGCGACCGACGGCGGCGCGGCCGTCAGCGTCGACGAGCCCGCCCGCGCCTTCGACGCGCTCGAGGCCTACGACGCCGAGCAGATGGCGAAGATCTGGAAGCTTCGCAAGTCCGGCCTCCCGATCTTGCTCTCGCGCACCGGCGACGCGAAGCACATCGCGTTCATCGAGGACACCGCCATCCCGCCGGAGAACCTCGGCGCCTACGTCTCTGACTTCCAGGACATCCTCGACGACCACGACACCTTCGCGAGTTTCTACGCCCACGCCGGCCCCGGCGTGCTCCACATCCGGCCGCTGGTGAACACGAAGACGGTCGAGGGCGTCCAGACGATGTTCGACATCGCCGACGAGGTGACCGACCTCGTCGTGAAGTACGACGGCTCGGTCTCCGGCGAGCACGGCGACGGCCGCGCCCGCACCGAGTGGAACAAGAAACTCTACGGCGAGCACCTCTGGACCGTCTTCCGAGACCTCAAGAGCGCCTTCGACCCGGACTGGCTGCTCAACCCCGGGCAGGTCTGTGGCGACGTGGACATGACCGAGAACCTGCGTTCCGGCCCGGAGTACGACTTCGACCTCGGGTTCGACCCGACGCTGAACTGGGACAACGAGAACGGGATGCAGGGCATGGTCGAACTCTGCCACGGCTGCGGTGGCTGTCGCGGCGACCAGGACACCACCGGCGGCGTGATGTGCCCGACCTACCGCGCTTCGGGTGAGGAGATCACCGCCACCCGCGGCCGGGCGAACATGCTCCGGCAGGCGATGAGCGGCGACCTGAGCGAGGAGGAGCAGTTCTCCGAGGAGTTCAAACACGAGGTGCTCGACCTCTGTATCGGCTGCAAGGGCTGCAAGAACGACTGCCCCAGCGGGGTCGACCTCGCCAAGCTCAAGGTCGAGGTCGAACACGAGCGCCAGCAGCGCGAGGGCGTCGACCTGCGCAACCGCGTCTTCGCGAACATCCACCAGCTCTCGAAGCTCGGGAGCATGACCGCGCCCATCGCGAACTGGATGGCGGACTTCGGGCCCGCCCGGAAGCTCGGCGAGAAGTTGGTCGGCATCTCCGCGGACCGCAGCCTCCCGAAGTTCCGGCGCGAGACCTTCCGCGACTGGTTCGAGGCACGCGGCGGCTCGACCGTACCGAAGTCCAGTGCCACCCGGAACGTGCTGCTGTTCCCGGACACCCACACCAACTTCAACGACCCCGACTCCGGGAAGGCCGCCGTCAAGGTGCTCGAAGCGGCCGGCGTCCACGTCGACGTGCCGGACCTCGGCGACACGGGCCGACCCGCCCACTCGAAGGGGCTCCTCGACCGGGCACGCGAGGAGGCGCGCGAGAACGTGGCCGCGCTGGCCCCGCAGGTCCGCGACGGCTGGGACGTGGTGCTCGTCGAGCCCTCGAACGCCGTGATGTTCCAGAGCGACTACCGCGACCTCCTCTCCGGCGACTCGGTCGAGCAGGTCGCCGCGAACACCTACGGGGTCTGTGAGTACCTCGACGCCTTCGGGCTCGACGAGGCCATCGACTTCGCCGCCCCCGACGAGCACCTGACCTACCACGGACACTGCCACCAGAAGTCGACGAAGAAGGACCACCACGCCGTCGGTGTGCTGCGCCGGGCCGGCTACCGGGTCGACCCCCTCGACTCCACCTGCTGTGGGATGGCCGGGAGCTTCGGCTACGAGGCCGAACACCGCGGGATGACCGAGGCCATCGCGAACATCCTCTACGACCAGATCGACGAGAGCGAGGGCGACACCGTCGTCGCCCCCGGCGCCTCCTGCCGGACCCAGCTCGAGGACCGCGACACGCTGGGCGACGCGACCGAGAGCGAGGAGCCGCCGACGCCCATCCAGCTGGTCGAGCAGGCGCTGGCCTAG
- a CDS encoding DUF3267 domain-containing protein, producing the protein MKSAPDSPDGFSEPEPYGEDSVYKRVSSAAVGLTAFGLLVIFYPVQEIASSAIADSIGEATPLIDSLFVVLTIPSGLMLTVFVHENIHYAASRLMGYDPEISYLPPRVTNDYQFMRRRDSMISLISPFILVNLAAGLIIWLESGSLVSLTAMVCFVVNTSSSGSDIFGFFSLLRRPKGTVVKTVVQEGARESFVFEPK; encoded by the coding sequence ATGAAATCCGCTCCGGATTCTCCAGACGGGTTCTCCGAACCGGAACCGTACGGAGAGGATTCTGTCTACAAGCGTGTTTCAAGCGCAGCAGTTGGGCTCACAGCATTCGGGTTGCTGGTGATTTTCTATCCCGTTCAAGAGATCGCCTCCAGCGCCATCGCTGATTCAATAGGAGAAGCCACGCCATTGATAGATTCTCTGTTTGTCGTTCTCACTATTCCATCTGGGCTGATGTTGACCGTATTTGTCCACGAGAACATCCACTATGCGGCTTCACGACTCATGGGTTATGACCCTGAAATTAGCTATCTACCACCAAGAGTTACAAATGACTATCAGTTCATGAGGCGACGAGATAGCATGATATCGCTGATATCCCCGTTCATACTCGTAAACCTCGCAGCAGGATTGATTATCTGGCTTGAATCGGGCTCCCTTGTTTCCTTGACAGCCATGGTGTGTTTCGTAGTCAATACCAGCTCATCTGGTTCGGATATCTTCGGGTTTTTCAGTCTTCTACGTCGACCCAAAGGGACAGTTGTGAAGACTGTAGTTCAGGAGGGAGCTAGGGAGTCGTTCGTCTTCGAACCGAAGTAA
- the surE gene encoding 5'/3'-nucleotidase SurE: MAQPRVLLTNDDGIDAVGLHALHDGLGEVADVTVVAPTEDRSGAGRRKSHAVSAHEHERGTAIDGTPVDCVAIGRYQCQPDLVVAGCNPGPNIGAHKLSQSGTVSAAMEAAFLGIPGIAVSAYDPERGMLAEPTREDFAEAVRVTRFLVSRLHDADWLGPDWYFNVTVPTERSRGDELRLTRPARGFDRRVVEGEDDREFTFDNRFYDPVVPERDAPAPDPDTDLGACADHVTSVSPLHVGVETIEDDRLVEAFAGFGDDG, encoded by the coding sequence ATGGCTCAGCCACGGGTGCTGCTCACGAACGACGACGGCATCGACGCGGTCGGCCTGCACGCGCTCCACGACGGCCTCGGCGAGGTCGCCGACGTGACGGTCGTCGCCCCCACCGAGGACCGGAGCGGGGCGGGCCGCCGGAAGTCCCACGCCGTCTCCGCCCACGAGCACGAGCGCGGGACCGCCATCGACGGCACCCCCGTCGACTGCGTGGCCATCGGGCGCTACCAGTGCCAGCCCGACCTCGTCGTCGCCGGCTGCAACCCCGGCCCCAACATCGGCGCGCACAAGCTCAGCCAGTCCGGCACCGTCAGCGCCGCCATGGAGGCCGCGTTCCTCGGCATCCCCGGCATCGCCGTCTCGGCCTACGACCCCGAGCGCGGCATGCTCGCCGAGCCCACCCGCGAGGACTTCGCGGAGGCGGTCCGGGTCACCCGCTTCCTGGTCTCGCGCCTCCACGACGCGGACTGGCTCGGCCCCGACTGGTACTTCAACGTCACCGTCCCGACCGAACGCTCCCGCGGCGACGAACTCCGGCTCACCCGCCCCGCCCGCGGCTTCGACCGCCGGGTCGTCGAGGGCGAGGACGACCGCGAGTTCACCTTCGACAACCGCTTCTACGACCCCGTCGTCCCCGAGCGCGACGCCCCCGCACCCGACCCCGACACCGACCTCGGCGCCTGCGCGGACCACGTCACCAGCGTCTCCCCGCTCCACGTCGGCGTCGAGACCATCGAAGACGACCGGCTCGTCGAAGCCTTCGCCGGGTTCGGGGACGACGGATAG
- a CDS encoding FxsA family protein encodes MRTLRLIGLLLVIPTLDAALLLLITLFAPEVTVVIAAALVVLTAFVGLLLVRAEGRRTIRKIQRQLVEGEPPTNEVMDGGLLIAAGAFFLTPGLVTDFVALLLTIPLTRIPIRTVLKKYVVTPYLDKQTGGMASGNVWTFGFPQGDADGSGQMGGFGGMGGGSGGMGGGSSGSGTGNSGGNSGDDTYNLGDDAYDIEFEDDE; translated from the coding sequence ATGCGAACACTCCGGCTCATCGGGCTGTTGCTCGTCATCCCCACGCTCGATGCCGCCTTGCTGTTGCTCATCACGCTCTTCGCACCCGAGGTGACCGTGGTCATCGCGGCCGCGCTGGTCGTCCTGACCGCGTTCGTCGGCCTCCTGCTCGTGCGCGCCGAGGGCCGGCGCACCATCCGCAAGATACAGCGCCAGCTCGTCGAGGGCGAACCGCCCACGAACGAGGTCATGGACGGCGGGCTGCTCATCGCGGCCGGCGCGTTCTTCCTCACGCCCGGGCTGGTCACGGACTTCGTCGCCCTGCTGCTGACGATCCCCCTGACCCGCATCCCCATCCGCACGGTGCTGAAGAAGTACGTCGTCACGCCGTACCTCGACAAGCAGACCGGCGGCATGGCCTCCGGGAACGTCTGGACGTTCGGCTTCCCGCAGGGCGACGCCGACGGCAGCGGCCAGATGGGCGGCTTCGGCGGCATGGGTGGCGGTTCCGGTGGCATGGGCGGCGGCTCCAGCGGCTCCGGCACCGGAAATTCCGGCGGCAACAGCGGCGACGACACCTACAACCTCGGCGACGACGCCTACGACATCGAGTTCGAAGACGACGAGTGA